The Rhodocytophaga rosea genome has a segment encoding these proteins:
- a CDS encoding RecQ family ATP-dependent DNA helicase gives MSQIHDILKRYWGYNAFRPLQEDIIQSVLLKQDTLALLPTGGGKSICFQVPALAVEGICIVISPLIALMKDQVEQLKKRNIPAVALYSGLTRREIDIILDNCVFNHYKFLYVSPERIQTELFIERVKRMKVSLLAIDEAHCISQWGYDFRPPYLEIIKLRDILPQIPVIALTATATKEVKADILDKLAFRQPKVYQKSFARENLSYSAFQEEDKERKMLTILQNVPGSAVVYTRSRKRTQQLAEWLLKTGISADFYHAGLNNDQRSYKQDAWINNHIRVIVATNAFGMGIDKPDVRTVIHMDLPDSLEAYYQEAGRAGRDEKKAYAVALFNKSDLEDLKHRVEQAFPPVDFIRRVYQSLANYYQIAAGSGYLANYNFELEDFCKTYKLQAGETYHALKRLEDEGFIQLNEAFFSPSKVFFTIDKKQLYEFQVANASYDPLIKMLLRLYGGELFTSFMIISEQALARQLQASRSDIEKMLTMLHSLQVLIYDKQKDKPQLTFTTVRFNTQDLPIQARHLEIRKQQELQKIGAVIDYVTHQNRCRTLLLLAYFDEISELECGVCDNCIEKKKQKDFKDYYYQHRKQIMEALSSQEISVQQLLHRIKPKDEKALIDTLREMTNTGEIRYNAKGNIYRVQPNS, from the coding sequence ATGAGCCAGATACATGATATTTTAAAAAGGTACTGGGGTTATAATGCCTTCCGCCCTTTACAGGAAGATATCATCCAGTCGGTACTGCTTAAGCAGGATACCCTGGCCTTACTGCCTACTGGCGGCGGAAAATCTATTTGTTTTCAGGTACCTGCTTTGGCTGTAGAAGGCATTTGTATTGTGATTTCTCCCTTGATTGCTCTCATGAAAGACCAGGTAGAGCAATTAAAGAAAAGAAATATTCCGGCTGTTGCCTTGTATTCTGGACTTACCCGAAGGGAAATAGATATTATTCTGGACAATTGTGTATTTAATCATTACAAATTCCTGTATGTTTCCCCGGAGCGTATACAAACAGAGCTTTTTATCGAACGGGTAAAACGCATGAAGGTAAGCTTACTGGCAATAGATGAGGCACATTGCATATCTCAATGGGGTTACGATTTCAGGCCACCTTACCTGGAAATTATTAAATTACGGGACATTTTGCCGCAGATTCCAGTAATAGCTCTTACTGCAACAGCCACCAAAGAGGTAAAAGCAGACATACTGGATAAGTTAGCTTTCCGCCAGCCAAAAGTTTATCAGAAAAGTTTTGCCAGGGAAAATTTATCTTATTCTGCTTTTCAGGAAGAAGATAAAGAGCGGAAGATGCTTACTATTCTGCAAAATGTACCAGGTTCGGCAGTAGTATATACCAGAAGCCGCAAGCGCACACAACAACTGGCTGAATGGCTGTTGAAAACCGGAATCTCTGCCGATTTTTATCATGCCGGCCTAAACAATGACCAGCGCTCCTATAAACAGGATGCCTGGATTAATAACCACATCCGGGTAATTGTTGCCACTAACGCCTTTGGAATGGGAATTGACAAACCAGATGTCCGTACGGTTATTCATATGGATCTGCCAGATAGCCTGGAAGCCTACTACCAGGAAGCAGGCCGGGCCGGAAGGGATGAAAAAAAAGCATATGCGGTAGCGTTATTCAACAAAAGTGACCTGGAAGATTTAAAACACAGAGTAGAACAAGCTTTTCCGCCTGTTGATTTCATCCGAAGGGTATACCAGTCACTGGCTAATTATTACCAGATCGCTGCCGGAAGTGGTTATCTGGCTAATTATAACTTCGAACTGGAAGATTTTTGTAAAACCTATAAACTACAGGCAGGCGAAACCTATCATGCCTTAAAACGCCTGGAAGATGAAGGATTTATTCAATTGAATGAGGCTTTTTTCAGCCCCTCCAAGGTATTTTTTACGATAGATAAAAAACAACTGTATGAATTCCAGGTAGCTAATGCCAGTTATGATCCGCTCATAAAAATGCTGCTCCGGCTATATGGTGGCGAATTGTTCACCAGCTTTATGATCATTTCCGAGCAAGCACTTGCCCGTCAATTACAAGCTAGCCGTTCGGATATCGAAAAAATGCTGACGATGTTGCATTCGCTTCAGGTATTGATTTATGATAAACAAAAGGACAAACCCCAGCTTACTTTTACCACTGTCCGGTTTAATACACAGGATCTTCCAATTCAAGCCCGTCACCTGGAAATACGTAAGCAACAGGAATTACAGAAGATTGGCGCTGTGATTGATTATGTTACACACCAGAACAGGTGTCGTACCCTACTTCTATTGGCTTATTTTGATGAGATTTCTGAACTGGAATGTGGTGTTTGTGATAATTGTATTGAGAAGAAAAAGCAAAAAGATTTTAAAGACTATTATTACCAGCACCGTAAGCAAATTATGGAAGCACTTTCCAGCCAGGAAATTAGTGTGCAGCAACTTCTCCACCGGATAAAACCTAAGGATGAAAAAGCACTAATAGATACCTTGCGGGAAATGACAAATACAGGTGAGATCAGATATAATGCGAAAGGAAATATCTACCGGGTACAGCCTAATTCATAA
- the galU gene encoding UTP--glucose-1-phosphate uridylyltransferase GalU, producing the protein MIRKAVIPAAGLGTRFLPATKAQPKEMLPIIDTPTIQYVVQEAVDSGIEDILIISGKGKRAIEDHFDRNFELEARLEEKEDTLYNEIRRLADMAHIHFIRQKEINGLGDAIYYARHHTGNEPFAVLLGDTIIDSVIPVTQQLIDIYEQYRCTVIAVEEVPKDKVSRYGIVGGKKLSDSLMELNQLIEKPSIEKAPSNLAIAGRYILTPEIYKAIEQTPKGKGNEIQLTDAFLRLLKGENIYSHTIEGKRYDIGNKLDFLKTTVEFALRRKEFAAPFAAFLQETVASLSPELISEGKKIADNS; encoded by the coding sequence ATGATCAGAAAAGCAGTAATACCAGCCGCCGGATTAGGCACCCGTTTTTTACCAGCCACCAAGGCACAACCCAAAGAAATGCTTCCCATTATCGATACACCCACCATTCAGTATGTGGTGCAGGAAGCAGTAGATTCTGGTATTGAAGACATCCTTATTATTTCCGGAAAAGGAAAACGGGCCATAGAAGACCATTTTGACCGTAATTTTGAGCTGGAAGCCCGCTTAGAAGAAAAAGAGGATACTTTATACAATGAAATCCGCCGGCTGGCTGATATGGCTCATATTCATTTTATCCGCCAGAAAGAAATCAATGGCCTGGGTGATGCCATTTATTATGCCCGTCACCACACCGGCAATGAACCTTTTGCCGTATTGCTGGGCGATACGATTATAGATTCCGTAATTCCGGTTACCCAGCAACTAATTGACATTTACGAACAATACCGCTGCACTGTGATTGCAGTAGAAGAAGTGCCGAAAGACAAAGTTTCCCGTTATGGCATTGTAGGCGGAAAAAAGCTCAGCGACTCACTCATGGAACTGAATCAATTGATCGAAAAACCTTCCATTGAAAAAGCGCCTTCTAATCTGGCCATTGCCGGGCGGTATATTCTCACGCCGGAAATCTATAAAGCCATCGAACAAACACCCAAAGGCAAAGGAAACGAAATCCAGCTAACCGATGCGTTCCTACGCCTGCTGAAAGGGGAGAATATTTACTCGCATACCATCGAAGGCAAACGGTATGATATCGGCAACAAACTCGACTTTTTGAAAACAACCGTTGAATTTGCCCTCCGCCGGAAAGAATTTGCTGCCCCATTTGCTGCTTTTCTACAGGAAACCGTAGCTTCTTTGTCGCCTGAACTTATCAGCGAAGGCAAGAAAATAGCAGATAACTCCTAA
- a CDS encoding phosphoglycerate kinase has translation MKTVDNYNFAGKKALIRVDFNVPLDNNFQITDDTRLKATIPTINKILKDGGSVILMSHLGRPKSGPTEEFSLKHLVEYLSETFKTQVKFADDCIGEQARQKAQSLKPGEILLLENLRFYKEEEKGDVEFSKKLAALGDVYVNDAFGTAHRAHASTAVIAQFFKDKVAGYVMQAELDNAKKVLDNAERPFTAIMGGAKISDKILIIERLLDKVDNLIIGGGMSYTFFKALGGNIGNSLLEADKVELAKELIEKAKQKGINLLLPQDSVVADGFKNEAQTKTTDNKNIPDGWMGLDIGEKARQDFIKVIENSKTILWNGPMGVFEMPNFAKGTIAVAEAVVKATEKGAFSLIGGGDSAAAVNNLGFGERVSYVSTGGGALLEYMEGKELPGVKALEV, from the coding sequence ATGAAAACAGTAGACAATTATAACTTTGCAGGAAAAAAGGCTCTGATCCGGGTGGATTTTAATGTTCCACTCGATAATAATTTCCAGATCACAGATGATACCAGGCTAAAAGCGACTATTCCTACGATTAATAAGATTTTAAAAGATGGTGGTTCAGTTATCCTGATGTCACACTTAGGCCGGCCCAAAAGTGGTCCTACGGAAGAATTTTCGCTCAAACACCTGGTAGAATACCTGTCTGAAACCTTCAAGACACAGGTAAAATTTGCAGATGATTGTATTGGTGAGCAAGCCAGGCAAAAAGCACAAAGTCTGAAACCTGGAGAAATTCTGTTACTGGAAAACCTGCGTTTTTATAAAGAAGAGGAGAAAGGAGATGTTGAATTTTCAAAAAAATTAGCTGCGCTGGGTGATGTATATGTAAATGATGCTTTTGGTACAGCTCACCGGGCACATGCCTCCACAGCAGTTATTGCACAGTTTTTCAAAGATAAAGTAGCAGGATATGTAATGCAGGCCGAGCTGGATAATGCCAAAAAAGTGCTTGACAATGCAGAAAGACCTTTCACAGCTATTATGGGCGGTGCTAAAATTTCCGATAAAATCCTCATCATCGAACGCTTGCTGGATAAAGTAGATAACCTGATTATTGGCGGTGGTATGTCTTATACATTTTTTAAGGCTTTAGGAGGAAATATTGGAAACTCGCTTCTGGAAGCTGATAAAGTAGAGTTAGCCAAAGAATTAATTGAAAAAGCCAAACAAAAAGGCATAAACCTGCTATTGCCACAGGATTCTGTCGTGGCAGATGGGTTTAAGAATGAAGCGCAAACCAAAACCACTGATAACAAGAACATTCCGGATGGATGGATGGGTCTGGATATCGGAGAAAAAGCCCGTCAGGATTTCATCAAAGTAATTGAAAACTCAAAAACCATTCTCTGGAACGGGCCCATGGGTGTGTTTGAAATGCCCAATTTTGCCAAAGGTACCATTGCTGTGGCTGAAGCTGTGGTAAAAGCTACCGAAAAAGGTGCGTTCTCTCTGATCGGCGGCGGTGATTCAGCAGCAGCGGTAAATAATCTCGGCTTTGGCGAAAGAGTATCCTATGTGTCTACAGGTGGCGGTGCTTTGCTGGAATACATGGAGGGCAAAGAATTGCCAGGTGTAAAAGCACTGGAAGTTTAG
- a CDS encoding SDR family NAD(P)-dependent oxidoreductase, with the protein MKQLAIVTGVSGNLGQAVAQNLLQKDIQVIGTIRTEESLPELEKHSHFEKYTLDVTQEEACKQLVTYAANTYGKIHIAALTVGGFAMGNLQETDGASLKKMFAMNFESAYYLAREVFVQMAKHAEGGHIFLVGARPALLPEAGKHMVAYALSKSLLFSLAEILNAEGNKKNVVTTVIVPSTIDTPQNRVAMPDAKFANWVQPSDIAEIISFTASDAAKVIREPVIKVYGNA; encoded by the coding sequence ATGAAGCAATTAGCCATTGTTACCGGTGTTTCCGGGAATTTAGGACAAGCCGTAGCTCAAAACTTGCTCCAGAAAGATATACAGGTAATTGGAACGATACGAACAGAGGAAAGCCTGCCCGAACTTGAGAAGCATAGCCATTTTGAAAAGTACACACTGGATGTAACCCAGGAAGAAGCCTGTAAACAATTGGTGACATATGCTGCCAATACCTATGGAAAAATACACATAGCGGCGCTTACGGTAGGCGGTTTTGCTATGGGTAATCTCCAGGAAACGGATGGGGCCAGCCTCAAGAAAATGTTTGCCATGAACTTTGAATCAGCCTATTACCTGGCCAGAGAAGTTTTTGTTCAAATGGCCAAACACGCCGAGGGAGGACATATTTTTCTGGTGGGAGCCAGGCCTGCCTTATTGCCGGAGGCCGGAAAACATATGGTGGCCTATGCTTTATCAAAATCGCTGCTTTTTTCTCTGGCTGAAATTCTAAATGCAGAGGGCAATAAGAAAAATGTAGTAACTACCGTAATTGTTCCCAGTACCATTGATACTCCCCAGAACCGAGTGGCTATGCCGGATGCGAAGTTTGCCAACTGGGTGCAGCCCTCTGATATAGCTGAAATTATCAGCTTTACTGCTTCCGATGCAGCAAAGGTTATACGGGAGCCGGTAATTAAGGTGTATGGGAATGCTTGA
- a CDS encoding L-threonylcarbamoyladenylate synthase — MALIGKDILQAKIFLEQSQVVAIPTETVYGLAGNAFDDKAVAKIFQVKNRPTFDPLIVHTNSLDKLKTFVSYFPEKAVQLASAFWPGPLTLVLPRTSHISDLVTSGMDTVGVRIPDHPLTRQLLEILDFPLAAPSANPFGYISPTQAAHVQAQLGECIPYILDGGSAEIGIESTIVGFLDEEALVYRLGGISLEDIERVIGKVEVQSHSTSNPQAPGMLMSHYAPRKPLYTEDLPGLLAQFKPEKIGVLAFKSQIESIPAKNQIILSAAGDFAEAARNLFSGLRKLDALPIQAIFAELLPELELGRAINDRIRRAAAK; from the coding sequence ATGGCCCTTATTGGCAAAGATATTCTGCAAGCCAAAATTTTTCTGGAACAATCCCAGGTGGTAGCTATCCCTACGGAAACCGTATATGGATTGGCAGGCAATGCATTCGATGATAAAGCCGTTGCTAAGATATTCCAGGTAAAAAACCGCCCTACTTTTGATCCGCTTATTGTACATACAAATAGCCTCGATAAGCTTAAAACCTTTGTCAGCTATTTCCCGGAAAAAGCTGTACAGCTAGCTTCTGCCTTCTGGCCCGGACCATTAACTCTAGTATTGCCCAGAACCAGCCATATTTCCGACCTGGTTACTTCCGGTATGGATACAGTAGGTGTCAGAATTCCAGATCATCCATTAACCAGGCAATTGCTGGAAATACTGGATTTTCCCCTGGCTGCTCCCAGTGCAAACCCTTTTGGTTATATCAGTCCTACACAGGCCGCCCACGTGCAGGCACAACTGGGAGAGTGTATCCCTTATATTCTGGATGGTGGAAGCGCAGAAATTGGTATAGAATCTACTATTGTTGGTTTCCTCGACGAAGAGGCACTAGTATATCGCCTGGGAGGCATTAGCCTGGAAGATATTGAAAGAGTAATCGGCAAGGTAGAAGTTCAATCTCATTCTACGTCTAACCCACAGGCACCAGGCATGCTGATGAGTCACTATGCACCCAGAAAGCCCCTTTATACAGAAGACCTGCCGGGTTTACTTGCCCAATTCAAGCCTGAAAAAATCGGTGTGCTTGCCTTCAAAAGTCAAATAGAAAGTATTCCGGCAAAAAATCAAATTATTTTATCAGCAGCAGGAGATTTTGCAGAAGCGGCCCGGAATCTTTTCTCTGGTCTCAGAAAATTGGATGCATTACCCATACAAGCCATTTTTGCAGAATTGTTGCCAGAACTGGAACTTGGCCGCGCAATTAATGACCGTATCCGGAGGGCAGCTGCGAAATAA
- a CDS encoding SH3 domain-containing protein, whose translation MKVLLLFGLLFALTSSYAQTYRFVDAPVGFLREEPKVTAHIMIRLEEKTRVRIIEQISRTWSKVEYVYNAKRHIGYITNHTLSEESITRKKKPATK comes from the coding sequence ATGAAAGTTCTCTTACTCTTTGGATTACTCTTTGCGCTTACATCCAGTTATGCCCAAACTTATAGATTTGTAGACGCTCCTGTTGGATTTTTAAGAGAAGAACCTAAAGTTACTGCTCACATTATGATAAGACTTGAAGAAAAAACAAGAGTTAGAATTATTGAACAAATCAGCCGTACCTGGTCAAAGGTAGAATACGTATATAATGCAAAAAGACACATAGGATATATTACAAATCACACGTTGAGTGAAGAATCTATCACAAGAAAAAAGAAGCCAGCTACCAAATAA
- a CDS encoding SDR family NAD(P)-dependent oxidoreductase, giving the protein MKRFSQQNVLVTGAGTGIGFGICRSFALEGATVALNDKDENLARQAASTINKEIGTDSVYPYGCNVADIVQVREMVKDFTGKVGGLHIAVINAGITNYGPFLTYTPEAFDTLTSVNLRGSYFTAQAAALSMIEHKHAGRIILMSSVTGLQAHINLSAYGMTKAALRLMAKALALELGSYQITVNAIGAGATITERTLSDDPDYERNWNSVAPNGRTGYVEDIANTALFLASAEARHITGDTIMVDGGWTVYSPVPSQHPTEQHK; this is encoded by the coding sequence ATGAAACGATTTTCTCAACAGAATGTACTGGTTACTGGTGCCGGCACTGGCATTGGTTTTGGAATATGCCGCAGTTTTGCTCTGGAAGGAGCCACGGTTGCCTTAAATGATAAAGATGAAAACCTGGCCAGACAAGCGGCTTCAACAATCAATAAAGAAATAGGTACCGATAGTGTTTATCCATATGGTTGTAATGTGGCCGATATAGTGCAGGTACGGGAAATGGTAAAGGATTTTACCGGAAAAGTAGGCGGATTACATATTGCAGTAATAAATGCAGGTATCACTAATTACGGACCTTTTCTCACGTACACACCAGAAGCTTTCGATACGCTGACCAGTGTAAACCTGAGAGGTTCTTATTTTACAGCCCAGGCAGCTGCTTTGTCCATGATTGAGCATAAACATGCAGGCAGAATTATTCTGATGTCTTCCGTAACTGGCTTGCAGGCACACATCAATTTAAGCGCCTATGGCATGACTAAGGCTGCCCTGCGTTTGATGGCCAAAGCATTGGCGCTGGAACTTGGATCATACCAGATCACTGTAAATGCCATTGGTGCCGGAGCTACCATCACGGAACGCACCCTCTCTGATGACCCGGATTATGAACGGAACTGGAATAGTGTAGCTCCCAATGGACGAACCGGTTATGTAGAAGATATTGCCAATACAGCTCTTTTTCTTGCATCTGCTGAAGCCCGCCATATTACCGGAGATACCATTATGGTAGACGGTGGCTGGACGGTATATAGCCCAGTTCCTTCCCAGCACCCGACAGAGCAGCATAAATAA
- a CDS encoding right-handed parallel beta-helix repeat-containing protein, whose product MKTFTLFLLYIAVSISALAQDSYNFYVSPTGNDAASGTSQEMPFESIEKARLAVQALKKEGKFNKPVTVYLREGTYYLEKPLIFTQDDSGTEEIPITYTAYPNEKVTIHGGKAITGWKKYKKDIWIAQVPEAKQGTWSFRQLYVNGTLKQRARIPNQGFLRVKGFPDGGPEVHYHTDCQRFEYANQDINPAWTNLTDVEVIVYHFWTDSHLPIQSINSKNRIVTFKHKAGKVFTNDFTKEGARYIVENVWEGLDTPGEWYLNKKTGLLYYYAQPGENLTKAEVIAPVSPAFIHLEGKPLENKPVAYLTFSNLNFQYTNFELPPGNSNDQQGSASVPAAITMSGAQHCTFDNCRIQNIGTFAFEINPGSRYNRISSCEMSYLAAGGIRINGGNTADHPLLRTGYNQITDNLLHHYGEVFPSAVGLLLMHTHHNEILHNEIHHGWYTGISAGWVWGYKHSISTHNLIAYNHIHHIGGDGLLSDMGGIYTLGVSPGTVLRNNLIHDVNANHYGGWGIYNDEGTTHLLIENNIVYNTKFAPYNIHFCKEVTVRNNIFAFGKLEQISRHRMEPHTSVYFENNIVYWKEGELFSQNWKDKPYTFHVSAINPDQELNSTFEANYNLYYNPSLPADSMKYNGLTFAEWQARGKDTHSKYADPLFVDANNYDFHLKPESPALQLGFQPIDMSRVGVRRKEAEVNKPKD is encoded by the coding sequence ATGAAAACATTCACCCTGTTTCTATTATATATAGCTGTTTCAATTTCTGCACTTGCACAAGATTCCTATAACTTTTATGTATCTCCAACCGGCAATGATGCAGCAAGTGGAACCAGTCAGGAAATGCCTTTTGAGAGTATAGAAAAAGCCCGTCTGGCTGTGCAAGCGTTGAAAAAGGAAGGGAAATTTAATAAGCCAGTAACTGTTTATCTTAGAGAAGGCACCTATTATCTTGAAAAGCCGCTTATATTCACCCAGGATGATTCCGGCACAGAGGAAATTCCTATTACGTATACCGCATATCCCAACGAGAAAGTAACGATTCATGGCGGAAAAGCCATTACCGGCTGGAAAAAATATAAGAAGGATATCTGGATAGCTCAGGTTCCGGAAGCGAAACAAGGGACATGGTCATTCCGGCAATTGTATGTAAATGGAACATTAAAACAGCGGGCCAGAATACCTAACCAGGGTTTTTTACGGGTAAAAGGTTTTCCCGATGGAGGGCCAGAAGTACATTACCATACCGACTGCCAGCGTTTCGAATACGCCAATCAGGACATTAATCCGGCCTGGACCAACCTGACCGATGTAGAAGTAATCGTTTACCATTTCTGGACAGATTCACATTTGCCTATTCAATCTATTAATTCCAAAAACAGGATTGTTACTTTTAAGCACAAAGCTGGTAAAGTATTTACCAATGATTTTACCAAAGAAGGAGCCAGATATATTGTAGAAAATGTATGGGAAGGTCTGGATACCCCCGGAGAATGGTACCTGAACAAAAAAACAGGACTTTTATACTATTATGCCCAGCCTGGAGAAAACTTGACTAAGGCTGAAGTAATTGCCCCGGTATCTCCGGCATTCATTCATCTGGAAGGAAAACCATTGGAAAATAAACCTGTAGCTTACCTTACGTTCAGCAACCTGAATTTTCAGTATACTAATTTCGAGTTACCCCCAGGTAATTCCAATGACCAGCAGGGATCTGCCAGTGTACCTGCTGCGATTACTATGAGTGGTGCCCAGCACTGCACATTCGATAATTGCCGCATTCAGAATATCGGAACTTTTGCTTTTGAAATCAATCCTGGAAGCCGCTATAACCGGATTTCTTCCTGTGAAATGAGCTATCTGGCTGCCGGTGGAATCAGAATAAACGGCGGAAACACAGCAGATCATCCTTTGCTGCGTACCGGTTACAATCAGATTACTGATAATTTACTGCATCATTATGGAGAGGTATTTCCTTCTGCAGTTGGCTTGCTACTCATGCATACCCACCACAATGAAATCCTGCACAATGAGATTCACCATGGCTGGTATACCGGCATTTCGGCAGGCTGGGTTTGGGGCTACAAACACAGCATCAGTACTCATAATCTGATCGCCTATAATCATATTCACCACATCGGAGGCGATGGATTGCTATCGGATATGGGTGGGATTTATACGCTGGGTGTATCACCCGGAACTGTACTCCGCAATAACCTGATTCATGATGTAAATGCCAATCATTATGGCGGCTGGGGCATTTATAATGACGAAGGTACTACCCACTTGCTGATTGAAAACAACATTGTGTATAATACCAAGTTTGCTCCCTATAACATACATTTCTGTAAGGAAGTAACCGTTCGTAATAATATATTCGCTTTCGGTAAACTTGAACAGATTAGCCGCCACCGGATGGAGCCGCATACAAGTGTGTATTTTGAAAATAATATTGTGTACTGGAAAGAAGGTGAGCTGTTTTCTCAAAACTGGAAAGACAAGCCCTATACTTTTCATGTATCAGCCATAAATCCGGACCAGGAATTGAACAGCACATTTGAAGCTAATTATAACCTGTATTATAACCCTTCGTTACCGGCTGATTCTATGAAATACAATGGATTAACTTTCGCTGAATGGCAGGCCAGAGGGAAAGATACACATTCGAAATATGCGGACCCACTATTTGTGGACGCTAATAACTATGATTTTCACTTAAAGCCAGAGTCACCAGCGTTACAACTTGGATTTCAGCCGATAGACATGAGCAGGGTAGGCGTAAGAAGAAAGGAAGCAGAAGTAAATAAACCGAAAGATTAA